In the genome of Etheostoma cragini isolate CJK2018 chromosome 5, CSU_Ecrag_1.0, whole genome shotgun sequence, the window attcaagaagaaaaataatgtccttatttatttactaGTGAGCCAAAGAAAATTAGTTGTCAGCCAAGTAAATCCTATCAAGAAAGCTACTACGGCAACAACTAACTGTGTTACAGGTGTAACAGTTATTATAgtaaacaaaaactgaatgGAAATTCAAAATAAGCAgtgaaaaatattgttattaaactgaaactaaatgaaaactgataaaaatgaatgtaaaacatttcagttttagttttataGCTTCAGTATTCCACTACCAAAAAAAGGAGACGTCATGGATTTCCGTTAACTCTCGTAACATTGAACCACAGaagagaaattaaattaaataaaagctagtttaaaattccaaactACTGTAACCTTAGTTTATACCAAATCCAAAAATTAGCctgcagaaataaacacagtacAATGAAGGGAATTGAATTAAGAAATTGTACTACtcatttatttcttaatttgtgtcacacacactcacgcacaagcacacacacacacacacacacacacacacacacacacacacacacacacacacacacattttgtatttctatGCAATTAATATTTAGTTTATGATTTTGCATTTAATAATGGATtcaattataaattaattaaaatgtagtgTAATGATTTTGTCCTCCATACACCTCTCCATTATTATTTCTAtctcaaaataaagtaaaacaaatacatgtaatATTGCATGTATTTGCCTAAATGTTCCGATTCATAAAATtgatagttttctttttatctgtgACTGTTTCATCCCTGTTACTGTATTATAATAATTACCAAGATTGTTCTTGTTTAaaagtgtttgaatgtgtgtgtgacgtccCAACAGTATAAAATGATGGACCAACCACCAAATCTAAAGAAGGTAAATGTGTTGGCAGGGGCCATTGGGAATGAACAAATGTAAGAAGATTGTCCTGTTAAAATTAATTTGGGATGCAGAAAATACACTCAAGTGGCCAACAGAGATACGTTCTCTGAAggttatttaaagctttaaataaccTTCAGGGAACCTTGAGGCAACATTCTCTGACTGTCACATGTTTGTTCGGTCACTCCTCTCGATTCATTGACGGCACAAACATATGAATGTGCATAGTGAAGCCTAGTGGTAGCACTGGTAACATTACAAGCAAACACAGATTTTGAAGTAATTGATATTGTTACTGAATTGTATAAACAGTTCATcattatgaaaaagaaataaaggtctaaataaataaaaacacttcctTCTggttattgtcattattattttttttacattacaggaAGTGAAGGAGTCATTGGTCTCGCTCTTGGGGGCGTGGTTGGCCGAGTGTGTTCTTTACCCACAACACTTATCTGCTGCTCCTTGCTAGTTAAACGACGTTAGCTTTTCTGCCTACTGTGCCTTGTTGCGAACCCATACACTTGGTATGCATACTAGCTGAATGGGTGAACCGGATAAGGCAGATATTTAGCGTAACGTTGGTAGCTATCTGTTAACTTTCCATTCGCTGTAGCTTGTTTTGCAGATTAGCACAAAGCTCTCTAGCTGTGCGGCTAATGTTAGTTTTTAGCATTGCGGCGCgggtagctagctaactgttagccGGAAGAATCATCTGACGTAGCTAAATAACGAGGACTTTTGTTGTATCTTACTTGAAGATAATACTAGTGCAGCACAGCTAAATTACCAGAACAATTAGCGGTCACACTGGATGACTAAGTTTTAACGATGGCGTTAACCGTGGACGTCCCTGCTGACGAGTGGCCCTGAGAAATGATTCCGCTGGATGAGTTAGCAACAATGTCCTGTAAATCCACCAAAGTGGCACCGAGTGTTGATTTCGACCACAGTTGCTCCGACAGCGTGGAATATTTGACGCTCAATTTCGGCCCATTTGAGACTGTCCATCGCTGGAGAAGACTCCCTCCGTGTGATGAGTTTGTTGGTGCAAGGTAATATGTTGACAGATGAGGAGGTACAGCTTTATCTGACTCTACCGGCTTAATCTTCAGGTTTACAGCCTTTTAATCACCATGAACTTGATTTTCTCGGTTTAGGCGCAGTAAGCACACTGTTGTGGCATACAGGGATGCCATTTACGTGTTTGGGGGAGACAATGGGTGAGTGGTACTGGGCAGTGACTGACATTCTAACTTTATAATTATTGTCCACCAAATCAAAAGCATTTACATGTTGTGTCATCTAAAAGGAAGAATATGCTGAACGACTTGCTCCGTTTTGACGTGAAGGACTGCTCATGGTGCCGGTAAGATTGCATCAATGCACTATTCCATCTTAATTAGCAGTTAAAGAATTACATCCGGTGAGATATCATGTATTGCCCTTTGTATGATGTTTATTACAGAGCCTTCACTACTGGAACTCCACCTGCTCCCAGATATCACCATTCAGCCGTTGTCTATGGCAgcagcatgtttgtttttggtaaCTTCTGTTTAAGCTTGTGTTCCTCATAATTTTGATTTATGCTACCTATTTTAAACTAAGGTGATGGTGATCCTTTCATGCTTGGCTTAATCTTTTACAGGGGGCTACACCGGAGACATCTACTCAAACTcaaacctaaaaaacaaaaatgaccttTTTGAGTACAAATTTGCAACAGGGCAGTGGACTGAATGGAAAGTGGAGGGGAGGTAATGTGTGTCTTTAAGATGTTTAAGTTGTGTTTCTAGGATAGATTTATATTTTCTCACAGCCAGTTCATGGTGGATTGTTTTGCAAATCTGGAATTTATTGCTGTcttttttggattgtttttaaagggtgaaaatatctttgagttttagCAAAGGACACATTACCAGCAGcccattttgtgttttctccccATGTGTTTGTTTCCATAATTAAAGGTTATTATGAGTTGTCTTTGTTGAAAGATGACCTTTTTAACTTCAAATTACAGGGAATAGTCTCTTCTTACCCCTGGAATCATGACCTTTTTAGGATGAAGGCATAGCAtccataaaaaataatcaatttaaacTTACCTATTCCTTTTCAATATGTTGGGTGTTTCTAGTGTGAGTCTGTTAAATGTAAAAGCTCAGCTAGTTGAACATCAGAATTCAGCCCCACTATCCTTGTCTCCGTTTCAGTTTGCCGGTAGCTAGGTCTGCACATGGGGCCACGGTCTATAGTGATAAACTTTGGATATTTGCTGGCTATGATGGAAATGCGAGGTatgtattgacttttttttcttttgtcacaaCTGACACATTATTTGCGTATAATGTTGACAGATATGTCCCCCTTGTGCAGGCTGAATGACATGTGGACCATCAGTCTGCAAGATCGAGAACATGCGTGTTGGGAGGAGGccagtaaaatacatttcaatataCTATAACCAGACGAACATTGAGAAGAGAACACTCACCAGCGCtgctgtgtgtgtaaacatCTCTTCCTCTGCCTTTGGTTCCATCAGATTGAGCAGAGTGGGGAGATTCCTCCATCTTGCTGCAACTTCCCTGTAGCTGTTTGCAGGGAcaagatgtttgtgttttctggtcAGAGTGGAGCCAAGATCACCAACAACCTCTTCCAGTTTGAGTTCAAGGGCCACATGTGAGTACGCCGTTGCTTAAAACACAAATCAAGCACATTATTTACATGGCTACTTTTaggtttattattttctttaattatttaaatgggttgacaaaggacattttgtgatgacctgattatatctgtcttaTAATATGACAGCTAGCAATGCATCATCAtggctgtgttgtagatgttgatataagccttttacccttgcacagttaaccatatgcagtgcaTCCATTCATATGACtcacattgcacacataatttgGGGGATATGAATCTaagaaagaaatggcagagcagattctgaaaacaaatccagtgtggcaggatttacatttttatgatgtaaattgaagGGGGCAAAAGCAGTATCGGCTCAAGAAAATGGGCAGCCTGTATCGGTCATCGGCTGAGgctgatggggaaaaaaattgcTATCGGCATAGGCACTAAAAATCCATATCGGTCAATCCCTAATTCTCAGATGGACACGCATCCCAACTGAACACTTACTGCGGGGctcccctccacctccccaGAGACGTTATGGCCACACTATGGTTGCCTTTGACCGCCAACTGTATGTATTTGGCGGTGCGGCCGACAACACTCTGCCCAATGAACTGCACTGCTACGATGTGGACTCCCAGAGCTGGGAGGTGATCCATCCCAGCATGGACAGTGAGGTATGAACCAAATGGATTTACAAAGAACTGGCAATAGACGATGGAAGTGGTTGAAGGTTATCTTAAATATGTGATGCTGAATTATAAAACAAGACCATGTTGGTCCGTACTTACCACCCCTACTGTACCATTCTGTTTTACATTACTGCAGCTGTTTAGTTGgattaaatgtgtgtaaaaacttaatttttttattcctttttgaGTTTAGCTAGTCTTCAAGTAACATTGTAGGGGACAAACtgctttttattgttaaaaccTATCTAGATAGCCTGGTGATTGTATGCTTATATTATGTCGAGCTAAAGCACGAGTACAGCAGCAGACTCTCTTCACGTTAGTATGGGAACTTCTTTAATGCCATCCTGGATGTGCAAGCTAACACATTTGTTATTGAGTATTTAACtacaaaaagtaatgtttttgaACAGTCTCCTTGCACTTTAACTTCCCTTTCTCCATCAGATGCCCAGTGGGCGACTGTtccatgctgctgctgtgattCAAGATGCCATGTACATCTTTGGAGGAACTGTGGACAACAATGTGCGCAGTGGGGAGATGTACCGATTCCAGGTTAGTGTCAACCAAAACCATTGTTAATATTAACAAGCACCTGCATCATTTGGACACTGTGGTCAAAAGCTTTCCCTGtctaaagaaaatgtcatggaGTATGTGTACTTAAACTGTCAAGCTTGTTTGGACAGTAGTTTTCATAGTTATGGATTTCCTCCCAGTTTTCCTGCTACCCAAAGTGTACACTCCATGAGGACTACGGCAAACTGTGGGAGAATCGTCAGTTCTGTGATGTGGAGTTTATTCTGGGCGAGGTGGGTTTGTATTACCGAAAGGCTAAGCCCGCGCTGATTTGAAATTGCAAGGTGACATTCACATTATCTGACTAAAAGGGTTGACAATTCTGTTTGACTCCTTGTTGTGTTGTTTACAGCGGGAGGAGAAAGTCTTGGGGCATATTGCCATAGTGACTGCAAGATGTCAGTGGCTGCGGAAGAAAATCCTGCAGGCTTGGGATAGGCAGCGACAGGTCAGACACGCAGCAAGTACACTTTGTTTCCTCTGAACAAGGGAAGACCGTCAGTGTTGGCAGATgatatttatttacacatttgatAATCGCGCAGATGCATTTATAGTTCATTTTACTCAACTATCACATGTCAGTGTGATAGTTGAGTTAAATTATGCTAGCTACTTAATGATTATCAAATTCCCAGGGGATCTCTACTCTATCACAATACTAATATTGTATTGATTGTCACATGGTTAAGTTATACATAAGTAATCAGCTGTCTCTGTGTGCAGAAGACTAAACAAGACAGCTGCGAGGAAAGTGACGAAGGGGCAGCTGGAGGTCCGAGGGATATCCCAGTAAGCCACAGGCCGATGCTAGAGGTATCCATCAGGGAAGCGGAGGCCCAGCCTTTTGAAGTTTTAATGCAGTTCCTCTACACGGACAAGATCCAGTACCCACGCAGAGGTACCTCTCTCCTCATGGTTGCCCTCTCACTCTTTAGATTCCAACTGCAGTAATCCCCAAGAGAGAAAAACTGATAattcttcctttctttgtttgtttccaaaGGTCATGTCCAGGATGTTCTTCTAATTATGGATGTATACAAACTGGCCCTTAGTTTTCAGCTTTCCCGCCTTGAGCAGCTGTGTGTCCAGTACATTGAGGCTTCTGTCGACCTGCAGAACGTTCTCAGTGTTTGTGAAAATGCCAATAAGCTGCAACTGGACCAGCTCAAGGTATGTCTGGTGTCATTTCTACTGCCCTCCAGTGGTTTAAGTTCATATTGTTTTCAGATCAAAACATGTTCATCAAAGTCATGTACTCTTACACTAAccatttttctcttcctttaggAGCACTGCCTTAATTTTGTGGTGAAGGAGTC includes:
- the lztr1 gene encoding leucine-zipper-like transcriptional regulator 1 isoform X3, translating into MIPLDELATMSCKSTKVAPSVDFDHSCSDSVEYLTLNFGPFETVHRWRRLPPCDEFVGARRSKHTVVAYRDAIYVFGGDNGKNMLNDLLRFDVKDCSWCRAFTTGTPPAPRYHHSAVVYGSSMFVFGGYTGDIYSNSNLKNKNDLFEYKFATGQWTEWKVEGSLPVARSAHGATVYSDKLWIFAGYDGNARLNDMWTISLQDREHACWEEIEQSGEIPPSCCNFPVAVCRDKMFVFSGQSGAKITNNLFQFEFKGHIWTRIPTEHLLRGSPPPPQRRYGHTMVAFDRQLYVFGGAADNTLPNELHCYDVDSQSWEVIHPSMDSEMPSGRLFHAAAVIQDAMYIFGGTVDNNVRSGEMYRFQFSCYPKCTLHEDYGKLWENRQFCDVEFILGEREEKVLGHIAIVTARCQWLRKKILQAWDRQRQKTKQDSCEESDEGAAGGPRDIPVSHRPMLEVSIREAEAQPFEVLMQFLYTDKIQYPRRGHVQDVLLIMDVYKLALSFQLSRLEQLCVQYIEASVDLQNVLSVCENANKLQLDQLKEHCLNFVVKESHFNQVIMTKEFERLSTPLIVEIVRRKQQPPLRLYSDQPVDIGTSLVQDMKTYLEGGGFEFCDIVLLLDGQPRPAHKAILAARSRFWRQLIKPRLWT
- the lztr1 gene encoding leucine-zipper-like transcriptional regulator 1 isoform X1 — its product is MIPLDELATMSCKSTKVAPSVDFDHSCSDSVEYLTLNFGPFETVHRWRRLPPCDEFVGARRSKHTVVAYRDAIYVFGGDNGKNMLNDLLRFDVKDCSWCRAFTTGTPPAPRYHHSAVVYGSSMFVFGGYTGDIYSNSNLKNKNDLFEYKFATGQWTEWKVEGSLPVARSAHGATVYSDKLWIFAGYDGNARLNDMWTISLQDREHACWEEIEQSGEIPPSCCNFPVAVCRDKMFVFSGQSGAKITNNLFQFEFKGHIWTRIPTEHLLRGSPPPPQRRYGHTMVAFDRQLYVFGGAADNTLPNELHCYDVDSQSWEVIHPSMDSEMPSGRLFHAAAVIQDAMYIFGGTVDNNVRSGEMYRFQFSCYPKCTLHEDYGKLWENRQFCDVEFILGEREEKVLGHIAIVTARCQWLRKKILQAWDRQRQKTKQDSCEESDEGAAGGPRDIPVSHRPMLEVSIREAEAQPFEVLMQFLYTDKIQYPRRGHVQDVLLIMDVYKLALSFQLSRLEQLCVQYIEASVDLQNVLSVCENANKLQLDQLKEHCLNFVVKESHFNQVIMTKEFERLSTPLIVEIVRRKQQPPLRLYSDQPVDIGTSLVQDMKTYLEGGGFEFCDIVLLLDGQPRPAHKAILAARSSYFEAMFRSFMPVDGQVNISIGEMVPSKQAFESMLRYIYYGDVNMPPEDSLYLFAAPYYYGFSNNRLQAYCKQNLEMNVTVENVLQILEAADKTQALDMKKHCLHIIVHQFIKVSKLPNLRSLSQLLLLDIIESLATHISDKQCAEMGSDI
- the lztr1 gene encoding leucine-zipper-like transcriptional regulator 1 isoform X2, whose protein sequence is MIPLDELATMSCKSTKVAPSVDFDHSCSDSVEYLTLNFGPFETVHRWRRLPPCDEFVGARRSKHTVVAYRDAIYVFGGDNGKNMLNDLLRFDVKDCSWCRAFTTGTPPAPRYHHSAVVYGSSMFVFGGYTGDIYSNSNLKNKNDLFEYKFATGQWTEWKVEGSLPVARSAHGATVYSDKLWIFAGYDGNARLNDMWTISLQDREHACWEEIEQSGEIPPSCCNFPVAVCRDKMFVFSGQSGAKITNNLFQFEFKGHIWTRIPTEHLLRGSPPPPQRRYGHTMVAFDRQLYVFGGAADNTLPNELHCYDVDSQSWEVIHPSMDSEMPSGRLFHAAAVIQDAMYIFGGTVDNNVRSGEMYRFQFSCYPKCTLHEDYGKLWENRQFCDVEFILGEREEKVLGHIAIVTARCQWLRKKILQAWDRQRQTKQDSCEESDEGAAGGPRDIPVSHRPMLEVSIREAEAQPFEVLMQFLYTDKIQYPRRGHVQDVLLIMDVYKLALSFQLSRLEQLCVQYIEASVDLQNVLSVCENANKLQLDQLKEHCLNFVVKESHFNQVIMTKEFERLSTPLIVEIVRRKQQPPLRLYSDQPVDIGTSLVQDMKTYLEGGGFEFCDIVLLLDGQPRPAHKAILAARSSYFEAMFRSFMPVDGQVNISIGEMVPSKQAFESMLRYIYYGDVNMPPEDSLYLFAAPYYYGFSNNRLQAYCKQNLEMNVTVENVLQILEAADKTQALDMKKHCLHIIVHQFIKVSKLPNLRSLSQLLLLDIIESLATHISDKQCAEMGSDI